The following proteins come from a genomic window of Candidatus Binataceae bacterium:
- the pyrE gene encoding orotate phosphoribosyltransferase, which produces MTIDKRRDELLALLAANSYFERELTLASGRRANYYIDAKRTLYLPQGALLAGDLMLDLVLPSGVRQLGGLATGALPITDAIICAAGRRAADLRGLFVRKETKAHGLQQLIEGAFQPTDPTAVIDDTITTGGSSLSAAQALRQAGATVTHAFALVDRGEGATAAFAAAGLDYSFLFTADEIRRRARA; this is translated from the coding sequence ATGACAATCGACAAACGACGCGATGAATTGCTGGCACTGTTGGCAGCCAATTCCTATTTCGAACGCGAGCTGACCCTGGCTTCGGGCCGGCGCGCCAATTACTACATCGACGCCAAGCGTACGCTATATTTACCCCAAGGCGCGCTCCTGGCGGGCGATCTAATGCTCGATTTGGTGCTGCCTAGCGGGGTCAGGCAACTGGGTGGTCTGGCCACTGGCGCCCTGCCCATTACCGACGCCATCATATGCGCCGCCGGCCGCCGCGCCGCCGATCTGCGCGGCCTGTTCGTGCGCAAAGAGACCAAGGCTCACGGCTTGCAGCAATTGATCGAGGGCGCCTTCCAGCCCACCGACCCCACCGCGGTGATCGACGACACCATTACAACCGGCGGCTCCAGCTTGAGCGCGGCTCAGGCCCTGCGCCAAGCCGGCGCCACGGTCACCCACGCCTTTGCCTTGGTCGATCGCGGCGAGGGCGCGACAGCTGCCTTTGCCGCCGCCGGCTTGGATTACTCCTTCCTTTTCACGGCCGATGAAATCCGCCGCCGTGCCCGTGCTTGA